DNA from Sphingomonas psychrotolerans:
GCCCGGCGCGCCCGAGCGCGTTGCTTTGGGTGAGCACATGATCGAGGCGGCGCGCGTGCCCAGGCGGCATCGCGAAGCGCTGCTGCGGCTCACGCCGACCGAGATCACCTGCATCCGTTTCCTCGGCTGGGGCCGCTCGAACGGCGACATCGCGACCTTGCTGCTGATGGCGGAGAACACCGTGCGCGTGCATCTCTCCAACGTCGCGCGCAAGCTCGAGCTCGACGGCATGCGCGAGCTGGCGGCGCTGGCGGGGCTGTTATTCTACCCCTCGGATTGAGGC
Protein-coding regions in this window:
- a CDS encoding helix-turn-helix domain-containing protein; this encodes MTEDERLAAIAELLRKADAMPGAPERVALGEHMIEAARVPRRHREALLRLTPTEITCIRFLGWGRSNGDIATLLLMAENTVRVHLSNVARKLELDGMRELAALAGLLFYPSD